The proteins below come from a single Deltaproteobacteria bacterium genomic window:
- a CDS encoding DJ-1/PfpI family protein, with the protein MRIAILLYDGMTALDAIGPYDVLRQLPGAEVVFVGDTAGVKHTEQQPLGLVADRGLGEVPKADILVVPGGFGQERVMRETRTLDWIRSIHATTEWTTSVCTGSLILGAAGLLRGLRATTHWALLERLRDLGAEPVAERVVEQGKIITAAGVSAGIDMALRLVARVGGDDLARGIQLGIEYDPAPPFDAGSPSKAPAHVVQLVRQALELKRAQYAASGA; encoded by the coding sequence ATGCGGATCGCGATCCTCCTCTACGACGGGATGACGGCGCTCGACGCCATCGGCCCCTACGACGTCCTCCGCCAGCTGCCCGGCGCCGAGGTCGTCTTCGTCGGCGACACGGCGGGCGTGAAGCACACCGAGCAGCAGCCCCTCGGCCTGGTCGCCGATCGCGGGCTCGGCGAGGTGCCGAAGGCGGACATCCTCGTCGTCCCCGGGGGCTTCGGCCAGGAGCGGGTGATGCGGGAGACACGCACGCTGGACTGGATCCGGAGCATCCACGCAACCACCGAGTGGACGACGTCGGTCTGCACCGGCTCGTTGATCCTCGGCGCCGCGGGGCTCCTGCGCGGTCTGCGGGCGACGACCCACTGGGCCTTGCTCGAACGCCTGCGTGACCTCGGCGCCGAGCCGGTGGCGGAGCGCGTGGTCGAGCAGGGGAAGATCATCACGGCTGCGGGGGTGTCGGCCGGCATCGACATGGCGCTCCGACTCGTCGCCCGCGTCGGCGGCGACGACCTCGCGCGGGGCATCCAGCTCGGCATCGAGTACGACCCCGCCCCACCCTTCGACGCGGGCTCCCCGAGCAAGGCGCCCGCGCACGTG